Proteins from one Mucilaginibacter jinjuensis genomic window:
- a CDS encoding Lrp/AsnC family transcriptional regulator — translation METNSLDSVDIAILMPLQRNGELTNKEIAVKIYKSVATIHERVRRLKEQGYIVKTVTILDLRKINKSSIAYSHVLLNDHAADTLDTFEQEVVKFHKSWNVTK, via the coding sequence ATGGAAACTAACTCATTAGATTCCGTTGACATCGCGATTTTAATGCCCTTACAACGGAATGGCGAATTAACAAACAAAGAGATCGCGGTTAAAATTTACAAATCCGTCGCGACCATACATGAACGTGTAAGACGATTAAAAGAACAAGGATATATTGTGAAAACAGTGACTATCCTCGACCTGAGGAAAATCAACAAAAGCTCGATCGCTTACAGCCATGTTTTATTAAATGACCATGCCGCCGATACGCTTGACACATTTGAACAAGAAGTCGTTAAATTCCACAAGTCATGGAACGTTACCAAATGA
- a CDS encoding response regulator, with amino-acid sequence MKQKILVLDDDEDILDVISYILTDKGYDVATLSGGEEIFQTIQQFHPDLVLMDVMLGNMDGRVICNQLKQHTATHALPVILISASHDLAQSLRQEGAPNDFIAKPFDIDYLVKKVQQQLAA; translated from the coding sequence ATGAAGCAGAAAATACTGGTGCTGGATGATGACGAAGACATATTGGATGTGATCTCGTATATTTTAACGGATAAGGGTTATGATGTGGCAACGCTGTCGGGAGGAGAAGAAATCTTTCAGACCATACAGCAGTTTCACCCGGACTTGGTGCTGATGGATGTCATGCTGGGCAACATGGATGGCCGCGTGATCTGCAACCAGCTGAAACAACATACCGCGACACATGCGCTGCCGGTGATACTCATATCCGCTTCGCACGACCTGGCGCAGTCGCTCCGGCAGGAAGGCGCACCAAATGATTTTATCGCCAAACCCTTCGATATCGATTACCTGGTCAAAAAGGTGCAGCAGCAGCTGGCTGCCTGA
- a CDS encoding ATP-binding protein — MSPSKDALRVLECAPNKYLVLSVDLFILTASELYLEATETTRETIVGRHIFDAFPDNPNIADIEGVNNVNFSLQEVLRTKKIHQLPVIRYDVPDQNRPGAFIEKYWHASHTPVLNEDGEIEFIIQLANNVTEQVLTARALKVVEQQNSDTKALLTRVTKEMTEQVNARQETERMSNQLRLAVEAAKIGTWFIQPESKALTYNENLAVIFGYKGNAPMTYEQAIGQVTDEYRSAILNAIEEAIASGGDYDFTYQQLRFNDNELVWLRSLGRISEDEQGNHSIFSGVVIDITEQKKDEQRKNDFIGMVSHELKTPLTSLTGIIQIAGLKLKGHEDIFLGTAINRAGVLVKRMSTMINGFLNISRLESGKILIYKQRFAIDELIRGVIDETNLSSSSDVIEFDECDRLEVRADRDKIASVLSNLLSNAIKYSSKSPTIQVTCQATATEVQVSVKDDGMGIDEEDAKHIFERYYRVQSQDMKHISGFGIGLYLSAEIIERHGGRIWVESESGKGSIFAFTLPLEQKA; from the coding sequence ATGTCTCCATCAAAAGATGCCTTAAGGGTTTTAGAATGCGCTCCCAACAAGTATCTGGTGTTGTCGGTCGACCTTTTTATTCTCACCGCCAGTGAACTGTACCTGGAAGCTACTGAAACCACCCGCGAGACCATCGTTGGTCGGCATATTTTCGATGCTTTTCCTGATAATCCCAATATAGCCGATATCGAGGGCGTGAATAATGTTAACTTTTCGTTGCAGGAAGTATTGCGCACCAAAAAGATACACCAGCTCCCGGTGATTCGCTACGATGTTCCTGACCAGAACAGGCCCGGTGCCTTTATCGAGAAATACTGGCATGCCAGCCATACGCCGGTATTAAACGAAGACGGCGAGATCGAGTTTATTATTCAGCTGGCCAATAATGTTACCGAACAGGTGCTGACGGCAAGGGCTTTGAAAGTGGTTGAACAGCAGAATAGCGACACGAAAGCTTTGCTGACGCGCGTTACGAAGGAAATGACCGAACAGGTAAATGCGCGGCAGGAAACCGAACGGATGTCTAACCAGTTAAGGCTCGCCGTCGAGGCGGCTAAGATCGGCACTTGGTTTATTCAGCCGGAATCCAAAGCACTTACCTATAACGAAAACCTGGCGGTGATCTTCGGTTATAAAGGAAACGCACCGATGACTTATGAGCAAGCGATCGGCCAGGTAACCGACGAATACCGGTCCGCCATCTTAAATGCGATCGAAGAAGCTATCGCCAGTGGTGGTGATTATGACTTCACCTACCAGCAGCTGCGGTTCAATGACAATGAGCTAGTTTGGTTAAGATCACTGGGCCGTATCAGCGAGGACGAACAAGGTAACCATTCGATATTTTCCGGCGTGGTGATCGATATCACCGAACAAAAAAAAGACGAACAGCGCAAGAACGACTTTATCGGCATGGTCAGCCACGAACTGAAAACGCCGCTGACCTCACTGACCGGTATCATCCAGATCGCTGGCCTTAAGTTGAAAGGCCACGAGGACATTTTCTTAGGTACTGCTATAAACAGAGCTGGGGTCCTCGTCAAGCGCATGAGCACCATGATCAACGGTTTCTTGAATATATCAAGGTTGGAGTCTGGGAAAATCCTAATCTATAAACAACGGTTCGCTATCGATGAACTAATCCGCGGAGTAATTGATGAAACGAATTTAAGCAGTTCATCTGATGTCATCGAGTTTGATGAATGTGACCGACTGGAAGTGCGGGCTGACCGTGATAAGATCGCGTCGGTACTTAGCAACTTATTAAGCAACGCTATAAAATATTCTTCGAAAAGCCCCACAATACAGGTGACCTGCCAAGCCACAGCAACCGAGGTGCAGGTCAGCGTAAAGGATGACGGGATGGGCATCGACGAGGAAGATGCGAAGCACATTTTTGAACGCTACTACCGTGTTCAGAGCCAAGATATGAAGCACATTTCCGGCTTCGGTATAGGCTTATACCTAAGCGCGGAGATCATTGAAAGACATGGTGGCAGGATTTGGGTGGAAAGCGAGTCAGGCAAAGGATCTATCTTTGCTTTTACACTTCCGTTAGAGCAGAAAGCTTAA
- a CDS encoding TlpA disulfide reductase family protein gives MKAKNLILASVATLFAGSVFAQTSSSIVFSGKTDTAYNGKMVILYNKITGDHDSTLVANGRFEMTVPYKEPSRYMFYSKYEVRKKGGYAPFGIIVTKPGTVQLNADMETFTNSTVPGNKENDLYLSFIKESAPAREQIIDKLSAKYGADFSKHLNQKDPLYGEVNQYYNDLNAEFNKGQVERLGLFIQLHPESFTALYLLNSMITVVPADKAQLYYNELVIAYKTTSYALNIQKSIDAKNITAIGKLAPDFEQPDTSGKMVKLSDFRGQYVLVDFWASWCIPCREENPNVVKAYSRFHKKGFTVLSVSLDQPGKKESWLNAIHHDQLTWTQVSDLKFWNNAVAKLYGIQAIPQNFLLDKEGKIIAVNIKGNDLQNKLLELFPQ, from the coding sequence ATGAAAGCAAAAAACTTAATATTAGCATCAGTTGCTACACTATTCGCGGGATCAGTCTTCGCTCAAACAAGCAGTAGTATCGTATTTAGCGGTAAAACAGATACTGCTTACAATGGTAAGATGGTGATTTTATACAATAAAATTACAGGCGATCATGATTCAACCCTGGTAGCCAATGGCCGGTTTGAAATGACCGTTCCTTACAAAGAACCAAGCCGGTATATGTTTTATAGCAAATATGAAGTGAGAAAAAAAGGCGGATATGCCCCTTTCGGCATTATTGTAACAAAACCGGGTACCGTGCAGCTGAACGCAGACATGGAAACATTTACCAACTCCACAGTGCCGGGGAACAAGGAAAACGACCTTTATCTTTCTTTTATTAAAGAGAGTGCACCTGCAAGGGAACAGATTATTGACAAATTGTCTGCAAAATACGGTGCTGACTTTTCAAAGCACCTTAATCAGAAAGATCCGCTATATGGGGAGGTCAACCAGTACTATAATGATCTGAATGCTGAATTTAACAAAGGCCAGGTAGAAAGATTAGGTTTATTTATCCAGTTGCATCCGGAATCGTTCACTGCACTATACCTGTTGAATAGTATGATTACGGTTGTGCCGGCAGATAAGGCGCAACTCTATTATAATGAACTCGTAATAGCTTACAAAACAACGAGTTATGCGCTTAATATACAAAAATCTATCGATGCGAAGAACATTACCGCCATCGGCAAACTAGCGCCGGATTTTGAACAGCCGGATACTTCAGGAAAAATGGTTAAACTTTCCGATTTCAGGGGACAGTACGTGTTGGTCGACTTTTGGGCCAGCTGGTGCATACCGTGTCGTGAGGAAAATCCCAATGTAGTGAAAGCGTATAGTCGCTTTCATAAAAAAGGTTTTACGGTACTGAGCGTGTCACTTGATCAGCCCGGAAAAAAAGAGTCCTGGCTAAATGCTATACATCATGATCAGTTGACTTGGACACAAGTCTCAGACCTGAAGTTCTGGAATAACGCAGTCGCAAAGTTGTATGGGATCCAAGCTATACCGCAGAACTTTTTACTGGATAAAGAAGGAAAAATCATAGCGGTGAATATTAAAGGGAATGATCTTCAGAATAAGTTGCTGGAGCTTTTCCCACAATAA
- a CDS encoding peroxiredoxin family protein — MMGSKVMSGKLMFLYVDEGRITIHSKDSLLTHIRLGGSLYARELDQYHQLINSTPALAAYDSVKNDRYKARSKNDALTLKTKSAELSGLDSIRRAMSIGWINEHPNSPISVYIMHNVFEPLTGKLSNEEKKGLLAKITPEARNNKIAAAMEYTFNMNKIASIGKTAPDFTQNDTLGKPVSLTDFRGKYVLLDFWASWCGPCRKENLNVVKAFNKYKDRDFTVLSVSLDQPGKRYAWLKTIHEDQLTWTHVSDLKYGVMMSSNYTTSMPCLLTI, encoded by the coding sequence ATGATGGGCAGTAAAGTCATGTCTGGCAAACTGATGTTCCTGTATGTGGACGAAGGAAGAATCACAATACATTCCAAAGATTCTTTACTGACCCATATCAGACTTGGTGGTAGTCTTTATGCGCGAGAATTAGACCAATACCATCAACTCATTAACAGTACACCTGCGCTCGCTGCTTATGATAGTGTCAAAAACGATAGGTATAAGGCCCGCTCAAAAAATGATGCGTTAACACTTAAGACGAAGTCGGCGGAATTAAGCGGACTGGACTCGATCAGAAGAGCAATGTCAATTGGCTGGATAAACGAGCACCCGAATAGCCCGATCTCCGTTTATATTATGCACAATGTTTTTGAACCGTTAACGGGCAAGCTAAGTAATGAGGAAAAAAAGGGCTTATTAGCCAAAATAACGCCTGAAGCTAGAAACAATAAAATAGCTGCTGCGATGGAATACACCTTTAATATGAATAAAATTGCCAGCATAGGGAAGACAGCACCAGATTTTACCCAAAACGATACGCTTGGAAAACCGGTATCCCTGACAGATTTTCGTGGCAAATACGTGCTACTCGATTTTTGGGCAAGTTGGTGTGGTCCATGCCGAAAGGAAAACCTCAATGTGGTAAAAGCATTCAATAAATATAAAGATAGGGACTTTACTGTCTTAAGTGTATCACTTGACCAGCCTGGGAAACGGTACGCGTGGCTTAAAACGATCCATGAAGATCAGCTGACTTGGACACATGTCAGTGATCTTAAATACGGGGTAATGATGTCGTCAAATTATACGACATCAATGCCGTGCCTGCTAACTATCTGA
- a CDS encoding TlpA disulfide reductase family protein, producing the protein MKIRNLLITFFSALSTICFGQAGKSFSVHGQITNPKLDSVSMLYINDQGKIIRQIIPAENGKFDIAGTINQPTMAYLLFMHKGEKLNKREAEIKTNKVYIEPGEMTINAEEDRQGYVTVKGSKSQIEWNDLKSKTRPIQSALDSLSNGDARKAPALLREQLAKINYAYFIGHPGSYVAANQVTYFMSSYSLDSLKRLYDNYLPEIKESIDGKRLAATIKGRTAGLPGTMAFQFTVKDKDGKDLALADFKGKYVLLDFWATWCVPCRKSMPHMIGLYQKYKAKNFDVIGIGDDDNRVKEWMDAIEHDGIGMFHHTLRGVNMEMFRKGIPNPRDLDEGYGIRALPTLILIDPAGKIIGRFSGNEEELDTMLASVIK; encoded by the coding sequence ATGAAAATAAGAAATCTATTAATAACCTTTTTTTCTGCCCTCTCCACGATTTGTTTTGGCCAGGCCGGAAAGTCATTTTCAGTTCATGGACAAATTACTAATCCCAAATTGGATTCAGTTTCCATGCTGTATATAAATGATCAGGGAAAAATAATCAGACAAATTATTCCTGCAGAGAACGGGAAATTTGATATCGCAGGGACTATTAATCAGCCGACTATGGCTTATTTGTTGTTTATGCATAAAGGTGAAAAGTTGAACAAAAGAGAGGCGGAGATCAAAACCAACAAGGTCTATATCGAGCCGGGAGAAATGACCATTAACGCAGAGGAAGATCGACAAGGCTATGTTACCGTAAAGGGTTCCAAATCTCAAATAGAATGGAATGATTTAAAAAGTAAAACAAGGCCGATTCAATCGGCCCTCGATTCTTTATCGAATGGTGATGCAAGGAAGGCACCAGCTCTCCTAAGAGAACAATTAGCGAAAATCAATTACGCATATTTTATTGGCCATCCCGGCTCATACGTGGCGGCTAACCAGGTTACGTATTTTATGTCTAGTTATAGCCTGGATTCCTTAAAACGCCTTTACGACAATTATTTACCGGAAATAAAAGAAAGTATTGATGGAAAAAGGCTCGCCGCTACTATTAAAGGTCGCACGGCGGGCTTGCCCGGTACTATGGCCTTTCAGTTTACAGTAAAAGATAAAGATGGCAAAGACTTGGCTTTAGCTGATTTTAAAGGTAAATACGTATTGCTGGATTTTTGGGCGACCTGGTGTGTTCCCTGTCGTAAAAGCATGCCCCATATGATAGGTTTATACCAAAAATATAAAGCGAAAAATTTTGATGTTATCGGTATAGGCGATGATGATAACCGGGTTAAAGAGTGGATGGATGCTATCGAACATGATGGCATCGGTATGTTTCACCATACGCTCCGCGGCGTAAATATGGAAATGTTCAGGAAGGGTATCCCGAATCCAAGGGATTTGGACGAAGGATATGGTATCCGGGCCCTGCCAACCTTGATATTAATTGATCCGGCTGGTAAAATTATCGGCCGTTTCAGCGGAAATGAAGAAGAACTCGACACAATGCTGGCCTCTGTAATCAAATAA
- a CDS encoding DUF748 domain-containing protein produces the protein MIKHKSTWSWLRSLAVGYKVLLGVIIALIIFRLLLPGIVKHYVNTKLNALPGYTGHVVDIDISLYRGAYVIKGLLLKKTTDPAKFPFLAVERADLSVEWRALFKGRLVGEVILDRPAVHILATEDISKEPSKESWTQTVKALMPMMINRLQVNNGKLAYVDLSKKPVADLHIDHMQLTALNLANVQKEGKRLPSHVSLTGTSIGGGHLKADMDVNALKDIPDLDLGLSLTGTNLLSLNQFFEANAKMDVERGRIDIFSKFTLMDGEMNGYVKPFISDLKILNVKKDIKKKGGLLRVVKKAVVGLFAKAVTNPKTKKIATVIPIKGNIKDPKTSVWATFVGILKNAFVHAFHESLSNELKFRQQDNEKN, from the coding sequence ATGATAAAGCATAAAAGTACCTGGAGCTGGCTGCGCAGTCTGGCGGTCGGATATAAGGTTTTGCTGGGTGTTATCATAGCGTTGATCATTTTCCGATTGCTCCTGCCGGGCATCGTCAAACATTATGTCAATACAAAGCTTAATGCGCTACCCGGGTACACCGGTCATGTCGTTGATATTGATATCAGCCTTTATCGCGGCGCTTATGTGATCAAAGGCCTGCTGTTAAAAAAGACAACCGATCCAGCAAAGTTTCCTTTTCTCGCTGTAGAGCGGGCAGACCTTTCCGTGGAATGGCGCGCGTTATTCAAGGGGCGCCTTGTTGGTGAGGTCATCCTCGACCGTCCGGCTGTTCATATCCTGGCTACGGAAGATATCAGCAAAGAGCCGTCGAAGGAAAGCTGGACCCAAACCGTCAAAGCGCTGATGCCCATGATGATCAACCGCCTACAGGTGAACAACGGGAAACTGGCCTATGTTGATCTGAGCAAGAAGCCGGTCGCCGATCTACATATCGATCATATGCAATTAACCGCGCTTAACCTGGCCAATGTGCAGAAAGAAGGTAAACGCCTGCCCTCGCACGTATCGCTGACCGGCACCTCCATCGGCGGCGGCCATTTAAAGGCGGATATGGATGTGAACGCTTTAAAGGACATTCCCGACCTTGACCTTGGCCTCTCGCTGACTGGCACGAACCTGCTCAGCCTAAACCAGTTCTTTGAGGCAAATGCTAAAATGGACGTGGAACGCGGCCGCATCGATATCTTTAGTAAGTTCACGCTAATGGATGGCGAAATGAACGGTTATGTCAAGCCCTTCATCAGTGACCTGAAGATATTGAACGTCAAAAAAGATATTAAGAAAAAAGGCGGCCTGCTGCGGGTTGTGAAAAAAGCCGTGGTTGGCTTGTTCGCTAAAGCTGTAACCAATCCAAAAACCAAGAAGATCGCCACAGTCATACCCATCAAAGGGAATATCAAAGATCCGAAGACCAGCGTTTGGGCTACTTTTGTCGGCATCCTGAAAAATGCTTTTGTGCATGCCTTCCATGAAAGCTTGAGCAACGAGCTGAAATTTCGTCAGCAGGATAATGAGAAAAATTAA
- a CDS encoding mechanosensitive ion channel family protein, which produces MKNTFNIEKFYDHTYAWVINYGPRFLIGMLVLIAGLRFIRWIQNRSHKKMDNKEVDPSVTPFLKSLIGVALRVLLIIGVMQIIGIQLTLFTAVIASFGVAVGLALSGTLQNFASGILILLLKPFAVGDNIITQGEEGTVTSIEIFYTIVTTFDNRVVIVPNSKLSNEVIINISRDGSRRLDINLKFPNNIDIKQAKEIINAAIDKSENILKNPERRIGIGEIQPDGYVISVSVWVNAHGFQDTKLALQETILQDIKDSGLKIPGM; this is translated from the coding sequence ATGAAGAACACTTTTAACATTGAAAAATTTTATGACCACACCTATGCCTGGGTAATCAACTATGGTCCCCGTTTTTTAATTGGGATGCTTGTGCTTATTGCAGGATTAAGATTCATACGCTGGATCCAGAACCGATCCCATAAGAAGATGGACAACAAGGAAGTCGACCCCTCTGTAACACCGTTTTTAAAAAGCTTGATCGGGGTAGCCTTACGGGTGCTGCTGATTATCGGTGTAATGCAGATCATAGGTATCCAGCTTACGCTTTTTACCGCGGTCATTGCTTCATTTGGCGTGGCGGTCGGACTTGCTCTATCCGGTACCCTGCAGAACTTTGCCAGCGGCATCTTGATCCTGCTTTTAAAACCCTTTGCGGTAGGCGACAACATTATCACGCAAGGCGAAGAAGGGACGGTCACTTCTATCGAGATATTTTATACGATCGTTACGACTTTTGATAACCGTGTAGTCATTGTACCGAATAGTAAGTTGTCCAATGAAGTTATCATCAATATCAGCCGCGATGGCAGCAGGCGATTGGATATCAACCTTAAGTTTCCCAATAATATTGATATTAAACAGGCAAAAGAGATTATTAATGCAGCCATAGACAAGTCTGAAAATATCCTGAAGAATCCTGAACGCAGGATCGGCATAGGGGAGATCCAGCCTGACGGTTATGTGATCAGCGTCAGCGTATGGGTGAATGCCCATGGTTTCCAGGATACCAAACTGGCTTTGCAGGAAACGATCTTACAGGATATTAAAGATTCCGGTTTAAAAATTCCCGGGATGTAA
- a CDS encoding response regulator transcription factor, producing the protein MAKTILIIEDDKDILDMMTYILQDEGLNVVSSTETVPVSSVQEIAPSLILLDNRLADGFGRDLCLKLKKDPATVQFPVVIVSAVHQLAHLAEESGADAYLKKPFDLEDLVAIVRRFV; encoded by the coding sequence ATGGCGAAAACGATCCTCATCATAGAAGACGATAAAGACATTCTGGATATGATGACTTATATCCTTCAGGACGAAGGGCTTAACGTGGTCAGTTCTACGGAAACTGTGCCCGTTAGCTCTGTGCAGGAAATTGCCCCGTCGCTTATTCTGCTGGACAACCGACTGGCGGACGGCTTTGGCCGTGACCTTTGCCTGAAACTGAAAAAAGATCCCGCTACTGTCCAATTCCCTGTTGTTATCGTCTCCGCTGTTCATCAGCTGGCTCATCTCGCCGAAGAAAGCGGTGCCGATGCTTATCTCAAGAAACCATTTGACCTGGAAGATCTGGTCGCTATCGTACGTCGCTTCGTTTAG
- a CDS encoding DUF1810 family protein: protein MPSKIYRRRPTVLMDQTLGLLLTDICNALLQLETKDSFEVFGSPDNLRIRPSMTLFDAVPATFPVFGQVLDESYRGERDQRTLDFLVING, encoded by the coding sequence ATGCCATCAAAGATCTACAGAAGGCGACCGACCGTTTTGATGGATCAAACGCTTGGCCTGCTGTTAACGGATATTTGTAATGCGCTTTTACAGCTGGAGACCAAGGATTCTTTCGAAGTATTCGGCAGTCCTGACAACCTGAGGATAAGGCCTTCCATGACCTTGTTTGATGCCGTACCGGCTACTTTCCCGGTATTCGGGCAGGTGCTTGATGAATCTTATAGGGGAGAGCGTGACCAGCGGACACTGGACTTCCTCGTTATTAACGGATGA
- a CDS encoding DUF1810 family protein — translation MTCRPRLKKLRQYSNKHEETRITALADIKSGKNRGHWMWYIFPYIAGLGLTDISKHNAIKDLQKATDRFDGSNAWPAVNGYL, via the coding sequence TTGACCTGCCGGCCACGATTAAAAAAGCTCAGACAATATTCCAATAAGCATGAAGAAACACGGATTACGGCGCTGGCAGATATCAAAAGTGGCAAGAATCGAGGTCATTGGATGTGGTATATCTTTCCGTATATCGCCGGGCTAGGCTTGACCGATATTTCGAAACATAATGCCATCAAAGATCTACAGAAGGCGACCGACCGTTTTGATGGATCAAACGCTTGGCCTGCTGTTAACGGATATTTGTAA
- a CDS encoding Hsp20/alpha crystallin family protein, producing the protein MTLVKFNPEKRNGSLLPGFSDVFDSIFNDTFFNDRMVTRVPAVNISETENNYHVELAAPGLKKEDFKMTLERNQLTVSVEQSTDHQDSKKNYSKREYSYSSFVRSFTLPDSADDSKIDAIYTDGVLCIDIAKREEAKTVRRQIEIK; encoded by the coding sequence ATGACCTTAGTTAAATTCAATCCTGAAAAAAGAAACGGCTCATTACTGCCAGGCTTTAGTGACGTTTTCGATTCTATTTTCAACGATACTTTTTTTAATGACCGCATGGTGACCCGCGTTCCCGCCGTGAACATCAGCGAGACCGAAAACAACTACCATGTCGAGTTGGCAGCGCCAGGTCTGAAAAAAGAAGATTTCAAAATGACCTTGGAACGTAACCAACTGACTGTCTCGGTAGAACAAAGCACCGATCACCAGGATAGCAAAAAGAACTATAGTAAACGTGAATACAGCTACAGTTCTTTCGTACGTTCCTTTACCTTGCCGGATAGCGCGGACGACAGTAAGATCGACGCCATTTACACCGACGGTGTTTTATGTATTGATATCGCTAAACGCGAAGAAGCGAAGACCGTGCGCAGGCAAATCGAAATTAAATAA